In Dermacentor variabilis isolate Ectoservices chromosome 11, ASM5094787v1, whole genome shotgun sequence, one genomic interval encodes:
- the LOC142563094 gene encoding uncharacterized protein LOC142563094 isoform X5: MAAPSQPAGTSGSVPVEQGKPPTPEEKQAKHNELEDIEKMIEERAEVKTAATVYFSTESMDKLGTKHKVLNKIAPFPAAPSPSSRGQMSPMSLNSPMSPASPMSVASPQISPGRQGTPISVRAPRPYRQKLFIAALVLLVIAAAAIVSLTVWTTMVPSHKVNYACKTPICEKVMKQLSEYANSTVKPCDDFYSHVCGHWLRMAEGSTFMRDAKKQFTRTRHALLTSPFNSSEPNSEVIETAQAFYTSCLAMFGEAVELKTALNELYSALNVSVKKWLAETRWQRFFADCFDLSLKNHFHNLFKVNRYSAAEGPYFSVLLGRSFYQQMKHNEPVIRTKEYMRRVLEKIGETAPSHKVIQEVIALDSAWQTRASMKGTPTSPARVADISCGPFTADVWGAKFAEHGASNDTAVRTVKFSLTCAFMEHVLLNSSSQARPLYLLTLLAAHVLTYDFQLSISRSTKSLLSVCQLVAGHIFKEMWVHALSRMLSLKRPYVRDIRNYTDFGTRLRRVISERDWMSAEDREACLERVKGIHVTVFPDSVMSIQQLECSRFGQGDRSISRFILSSTFIKNFVHVLKVELSPSCLLSPYTSMPRRTLDAFLGTDITLDLAKNTVIVPQFLGAEPLFYVGDVDRFINIATVTTLVASLGATIAKRPIETSDVGGVSESTEGQWSDATSGKYDDISRCLAAKYKLPGDRSRNETKLDEVFAIIDGIRVAKITKDEFDEEDAETNERHLTATDSLFFKRACLSLCASDKVDLHVTEHSFSKASAACNYGVGRMREFHSAFGCNDKDRMWTIMQCFDRYTEKEEDLR; the protein is encoded by the exons ATGGCGGCTCCTTCGCAACCTGCCGGCACAAGCGGCTCCGTTCCGGTTGAACAGGGCAAGCCGCCGACGCCAGAAGAGAAGCAAGCTAAGCACAATG AGTTGGAAGACATTGAAAAAATGATCGAGGAAAGGGCGGAGGTGAAGACTGCTGCTACAGTATACTTCAGCACTGAATCTATGGACAAGCTCGGAACGAAGCACAAAG TGCTTAATAAAATAGCACCGTTCCCTGCTGCCCCGTCTCCTTCATCACGAGGACAAATGTCACCAATGTCACTGAACTCACCAATGTCACCGGCCTCACCTATGTCAGTTGCCTCACCGCAGATATCACCGGGAAGACAAGGAACACCGATTTCAGTGC GTGCACCTCGGCCGTATCGCCAGAAGCTGTTCATCGCTGCACTCGTACTGCTTGTCATCGCTGCAGCCGCTATCGTATCCCTCACCGTGTGGACCACCATGGTGCCTTCTCACAAAGTCAACTACGCTTGCAAGACTCCTATATGTGAAAAG GTGATGAAACAGCTTTCGGAGTACGCCAATTCCACGGTGAAACCGTGCGACGACTTTTACTCCCACGTGTGCGGCCACTGGTTGCGAATGGCCGAGGGAAGCACGTTCATGAGGGACGCCAAGAAGCAGTTCACACGCACGCGCCACGCGCTGCTCACCTCGCCGTTCAACTCGAGCGAACCCAACAGCGAGGTGATCGAGACGGCGCAAGCATTCTACACATCTTGCCTGGCCATGTTCGGCGAGGCGGTGGAGCTCAAGACGGCACTCAACGAGCTCTACTCG GCGTTAAATGTGTCCGTAAAGAAATGGCTGGCCGAAACCCGGTGGCAGAGGTTCTTCGCCGACTGCTTCGACCTGTCACTCAAGAATCACTTCCACAACCTCTTCAAAGTCAATCGCTACTCTGCGGCCGAGGGTCCTTACTTCTCTGTGCTCCTCGGGCGCAGCTTCTACCAGCAGATGAAGCACAATGAACCTGTCATCCGGACGAAAGAGTACATGCGACGAGTGCTGGAAAAAATCGGAGAGACGGCGCCCTCCCACAAAGTGATTCAAGAGGTTATCGCACTGGACAGCGCTTGGCAAACGCGGGCCTCCATGAAAGGCACGCCGACGTCACCTGCGCGCGTGGCCGACATCTCGTGCGGACCATTCACGGCCGACGTGTGGGGAGCGAAGTTCGCCGAGCACGGCGCCTCCAACGACACTGCCGTACGCACAGTGAAATTCAGCCTCACTTGCGCGTTCATGGAGCACGTGCTCTTGAACTCGAGCTCGCAGGCCAGACCCCTGTACTTGCTGACGCTTCTGGCGGCTCACGTGTTGACCTACGACTTCCAGCTCTCGATATCGAGGTCTACGAAGTCGCTGCTGAGCGTTTGCCAACTCGTAGCGGGGCATATCTTCAAAGAGATGTGGGTGCACGCGCTCTCCCGGATGCTCTCCCTGAAGAGGCCCTACGTGCGAGACATCAGGAACTACACCGACTTCGGCACGCGACTGCGGCGGGTCATCTCCGAGCGTGACTGGATGAGCGCCGAAGACCGCGAGGCGTGCTTAGAGCGAGTGAAGGGGATCCACGTGACCGTCTTTCCGGACAGCGTGATGAGCATCCAGCAGTTGGAGTGCAGTCGCTTCGGGCAGGGCGACAGGAGCATCAGCCGCTTCATCCTGAGCAGCACGTTCATCAAGAACTTTGTGCACGTCTTGAAGGTCGAGTTGAGCCCATCCTGTCTTCTCAGTCCGTACACCTCGATGCCACGTAGAACTCTAGATGCTTTCCTTGGCACCGACATCACGCTCGACTTGGCAAAGAACACGGTCATCGTCCCGCAATTTCTGGGCGCAGAGCCACTGTTTTACGTGGGAGATGTGGATAGATTCATCAACATCGCCACTGTGACCACGCTGGTGGCCAGCCTGGGAGCGACCATAGCCAAGCGTCCGATTGAAACCTCGGACGTCGGTGGTGTGAGCGAGTCCACCGAGGGGCAGTGGAGCGATGCGACGTCCGGAAAATACGACGACATCTCACGTTGCCTCGCAGCAAAGTATAAACTACCTGGTGACAGGTCACGCAACGAGACCAAGTTGGACGAGGTTTTTGCGATCATAGATGGCATAAGGGTCGCAAAAATTACGAAGGACGAGTTTGATGAGGAAGACGCAGAAACGAACGAGAGGCACTTAACTGCCACCGATTCGCTATTCTTTAAGCGCGCTTGCTTGTCACTTTGTGCGTCCGACAAGGTAGATTTGCATGTCACAGAGCACAGCTTCTCCAAAGCCTCCGCGGCATGCAACTACGGCGTCGGCAGGATGCGAGAATTCCACAGTGCATTTGGATGCAACGACAAGGATCGAATGTGGACCATAATGCAGTGCTTTGACcgatacacagaaaaagaagaggatCTTCGTTAA
- the LOC142563094 gene encoding uncharacterized protein LOC142563094 isoform X4, translating into MAAPSQPAGTSGSVPVEQGKPPTPEEKQAKHNGQKAKIQLEDIEKMIEERAEVKTAATVYFSTESMDKLGTKHKVLNKIAPFPAAPSPSSRGQMSPMSLNSPMSPASPMSVASPQISPGRQGTPISVRAPRPYRQKLFIAALVLLVIAAAAIVSLTVWTTMVPSHKVNYACKTPICEKVMKQLSEYANSTVKPCDDFYSHVCGHWLRMAEGSTFMRDAKKQFTRTRHALLTSPFNSSEPNSEVIETAQAFYTSCLAMFGEAVELKTALNELYSALNVSVKKWLAETRWQRFFADCFDLSLKNHFHNLFKVNRYSAAEGPYFSVLLGRSFYQQMKHNEPVIRTKEYMRRVLEKIGETAPSHKVIQEVIALDSAWQTRASMKGTPTSPARVADISCGPFTADVWGAKFAEHGASNDTAVRTVKFSLTCAFMEHVLLNSSSQARPLYLLTLLAAHVLTYDFQLSISRSTKSLLSVCQLVAGHIFKEMWVHALSRMLSLKRPYVRDIRNYTDFGTRLRRVISERDWMSAEDREACLERVKGIHVTVFPDSVMSIQQLECSRFGQGDRSISRFILSSTFIKNFVHVLKVELSPSCLLSPYTSMPRRTLDAFLGTDITLDLAKNTVIVPQFLGAEPLFYVGDVDRFINIATVTTLVASLGATIAKRPIETSDVGGVSESTEGQWSDATSGKYDDISRCLAAKYKLPGDRSRNETKLDEVFAIIDGIRVAKITKDEFDEEDAETNERHLTATDSLFFKRACLSLCASDKVDLHVTEHSFSKASAACNYGVGRMREFHSAFGCNDKDRMWTIMQCFDRYTEKEEDLR; encoded by the exons ATGGCGGCTCCTTCGCAACCTGCCGGCACAAGCGGCTCCGTTCCGGTTGAACAGGGCAAGCCGCCGACGCCAGAAGAGAAGCAAGCTAAGCACAATG GACAGAAAGCCAAGATTC AGTTGGAAGACATTGAAAAAATGATCGAGGAAAGGGCGGAGGTGAAGACTGCTGCTACAGTATACTTCAGCACTGAATCTATGGACAAGCTCGGAACGAAGCACAAAG TGCTTAATAAAATAGCACCGTTCCCTGCTGCCCCGTCTCCTTCATCACGAGGACAAATGTCACCAATGTCACTGAACTCACCAATGTCACCGGCCTCACCTATGTCAGTTGCCTCACCGCAGATATCACCGGGAAGACAAGGAACACCGATTTCAGTGC GTGCACCTCGGCCGTATCGCCAGAAGCTGTTCATCGCTGCACTCGTACTGCTTGTCATCGCTGCAGCCGCTATCGTATCCCTCACCGTGTGGACCACCATGGTGCCTTCTCACAAAGTCAACTACGCTTGCAAGACTCCTATATGTGAAAAG GTGATGAAACAGCTTTCGGAGTACGCCAATTCCACGGTGAAACCGTGCGACGACTTTTACTCCCACGTGTGCGGCCACTGGTTGCGAATGGCCGAGGGAAGCACGTTCATGAGGGACGCCAAGAAGCAGTTCACACGCACGCGCCACGCGCTGCTCACCTCGCCGTTCAACTCGAGCGAACCCAACAGCGAGGTGATCGAGACGGCGCAAGCATTCTACACATCTTGCCTGGCCATGTTCGGCGAGGCGGTGGAGCTCAAGACGGCACTCAACGAGCTCTACTCG GCGTTAAATGTGTCCGTAAAGAAATGGCTGGCCGAAACCCGGTGGCAGAGGTTCTTCGCCGACTGCTTCGACCTGTCACTCAAGAATCACTTCCACAACCTCTTCAAAGTCAATCGCTACTCTGCGGCCGAGGGTCCTTACTTCTCTGTGCTCCTCGGGCGCAGCTTCTACCAGCAGATGAAGCACAATGAACCTGTCATCCGGACGAAAGAGTACATGCGACGAGTGCTGGAAAAAATCGGAGAGACGGCGCCCTCCCACAAAGTGATTCAAGAGGTTATCGCACTGGACAGCGCTTGGCAAACGCGGGCCTCCATGAAAGGCACGCCGACGTCACCTGCGCGCGTGGCCGACATCTCGTGCGGACCATTCACGGCCGACGTGTGGGGAGCGAAGTTCGCCGAGCACGGCGCCTCCAACGACACTGCCGTACGCACAGTGAAATTCAGCCTCACTTGCGCGTTCATGGAGCACGTGCTCTTGAACTCGAGCTCGCAGGCCAGACCCCTGTACTTGCTGACGCTTCTGGCGGCTCACGTGTTGACCTACGACTTCCAGCTCTCGATATCGAGGTCTACGAAGTCGCTGCTGAGCGTTTGCCAACTCGTAGCGGGGCATATCTTCAAAGAGATGTGGGTGCACGCGCTCTCCCGGATGCTCTCCCTGAAGAGGCCCTACGTGCGAGACATCAGGAACTACACCGACTTCGGCACGCGACTGCGGCGGGTCATCTCCGAGCGTGACTGGATGAGCGCCGAAGACCGCGAGGCGTGCTTAGAGCGAGTGAAGGGGATCCACGTGACCGTCTTTCCGGACAGCGTGATGAGCATCCAGCAGTTGGAGTGCAGTCGCTTCGGGCAGGGCGACAGGAGCATCAGCCGCTTCATCCTGAGCAGCACGTTCATCAAGAACTTTGTGCACGTCTTGAAGGTCGAGTTGAGCCCATCCTGTCTTCTCAGTCCGTACACCTCGATGCCACGTAGAACTCTAGATGCTTTCCTTGGCACCGACATCACGCTCGACTTGGCAAAGAACACGGTCATCGTCCCGCAATTTCTGGGCGCAGAGCCACTGTTTTACGTGGGAGATGTGGATAGATTCATCAACATCGCCACTGTGACCACGCTGGTGGCCAGCCTGGGAGCGACCATAGCCAAGCGTCCGATTGAAACCTCGGACGTCGGTGGTGTGAGCGAGTCCACCGAGGGGCAGTGGAGCGATGCGACGTCCGGAAAATACGACGACATCTCACGTTGCCTCGCAGCAAAGTATAAACTACCTGGTGACAGGTCACGCAACGAGACCAAGTTGGACGAGGTTTTTGCGATCATAGATGGCATAAGGGTCGCAAAAATTACGAAGGACGAGTTTGATGAGGAAGACGCAGAAACGAACGAGAGGCACTTAACTGCCACCGATTCGCTATTCTTTAAGCGCGCTTGCTTGTCACTTTGTGCGTCCGACAAGGTAGATTTGCATGTCACAGAGCACAGCTTCTCCAAAGCCTCCGCGGCATGCAACTACGGCGTCGGCAGGATGCGAGAATTCCACAGTGCATTTGGATGCAACGACAAGGATCGAATGTGGACCATAATGCAGTGCTTTGACcgatacacagaaaaagaagaggatCTTCGTTAA